A genomic region of Caenorhabditis elegans chromosome V contains the following coding sequences:
- the cyp-33D1 gene encoding CYtochrome P450 family (Confirmed by transcript evidence) encodes MLLLLISSLIFLFFAYHFSWKRRNYPPGPTPLPLVGNLLQLQKFGYDIFHKWKKEFGPVFTFWLADRPFIFITSYEVMKETFVKDGDTFADKQLNQIDKKKLQRNYGVLDTNGEMWREHRRFTLSQLRDLGLGKDLMQEKILLEIEEQFKDINSHLGEEIDLPSVLDRGVGNVINLTLFNKRFETNQRDEFTYLKSLIDGLRDVASEFRYFIQFLVPWSSKIIPGPTLGDKTKGMKEELDVFFVKQVEEHRKEIDFDTVESYDYVEAYLKEQKKREADGDHETFCNKQLYAMCFDLWMAGLQTTTVTLTWGFSFYLHNADVQLKIREELDRVIGNDRLITTADKNCLPYLTAFINETQRCANIIPFNLLHVATRDTVIEGYPVKKGTGVIAQIGTVMSDEQIFPDAHCFNPGRFIENGKLKKVDEVIPFSIGKRQCLGEGLARMELFLFFANIFNRYDVQLDFSGNLPDLDKSKDNFVTPRKFNAVLNKRYV; translated from the exons ATGTTGCTCTTATTAATATCgtcattaatttttctattttttgcctatcatttttcgtggaaaagaagaaattatCCGCCTGGACCTACACCCTTGCCACTTGTTGGAAATTTGTTGCAACTCCAAAAGTTTGGAtatgatatttttcataaatggAAAAAGGAATTCGGCCCCGTTTTCACATTTTGGCTAG CTGATCGACCATTCATTTTTATCACTTCCTATGAAGTTATGAAGGAAACATTTGTGAAGGACGGAGATACATTTGCCGATAAACAACTCAatcaaattgataagaaaaagcTTCAGCGAAACTATGGTGTACTGGATACAAATGGAGAAATGTGGAGGGAACACAGAAGATTCACACTTAGCCAGTTGAGAGATTTGGGACTCGGCAAGGATTTGATGCAAGAAAAG attcttctaGAAATCGAAGAACAATTCAAGGACATCAATTCACATTTGGGGGAAGAAATTGATCTTCCGAGTGTACTGGACAGAGGTGTTGGGAATGTTATCAATCTGACATTGTTCAATAAAAGATTTGAAACG aatcaacGCGACGAGTTTACCTACCTGAAATCTCTTATCGATGGCTTACGAGATGTTGCTTCAGAATTTCGctatttcattcaatttttggttccGTGGAGTTCAAAGATCATACCGGGACCTACTTTGGGGGACAAAACGAAAGGGATGAAAGAGGAATTGGatgtgttttttgtaaaacaagtTGAGGAACATCGAaaggaaattgattttgacaCAGTGGAAAGTTATGATTATGTTGAAGCTTATCTGAAAGAGCAGAAAAAACGAGAAGCCGATGGAGATCATGAGACGTTTTG CAACAAACAACTCTACGCAATGTGTTTTGATCTCTGGATGGCCGGACTTCAGACAACCACAGTCACCCTTACCTGGGGATTCTCATTTTATCTTCATAACGCCGACGtacagctgaaaattcgagaagaGCTAGACAGAGTCATTGGTAATGATAGACTTATCACCACTGCTGATAAGAATTGCTTACCTTATCTTACGGCTTTTATCAATGAAACTCAACGTTGCGCAAATATAATTCCTTTCAATTTGCTACACGTCGCAACTAGGGATACTGTTATTGAAGGATACCCCGTGAAAAAGGGGACAGGCGTCATTGCACAAATTGGGACAGTCATGTCGGATGAGCAG atcttccCCGACGCCCATTGCTTCAATCCGGGCCGCTTCATTGAAAACGGCAAGCTGAAAAAAGTCGACGAAGTGATCCCGTTCTCAATTGGAAAACGACAATGTTTGGGAGAAGGTCTTGCGCGAATGGagcttttcctattttttgcaaacattttcaatcgTTATGATGTTCAACTAGATTTTAGTGGAAACCTGCCGGATTTGGACAAGTCAAAGGACAATTTCGTGACGCCAAGGAAGTTTAATGCGGTTTTGAATAAGAGATATGTATAG
- the str-106 gene encoding Serpentine receptor class r-10 (Predicted): protein MCSAAWLTFNFYAETVGFILSVILNVILLTLIKGMPNKVFGNYKYLMFSFSALGVVYSCIDFIVKPNSHITERSFVIFSVLRVTKLSKPVAEVGLSLMCASFGILLALLTIHFYYRYICVACPKKLLRFSLRNCFLWILLVLSNFSIWFYCCYIWNGSNDIKNEIVIPEFREVYCLEPNDYAYTGAQYFYGDLSTGTLHMYTPSFAAEGTTGSIIVLCLILLTYFGYQTYNHLYKLVQLTSHTTMEHQNQLFQTLVLQTIIPAIFMYFPASCMVLFPLFQLKIGAIANLVMTSVSIYPCFEPLVAMYCIKRFRKRIIGAVCCGNPVKKQVRVQPMTCL, encoded by the exons ATGTGCTCCGCAGCTTGGcttacatttaatttttatgctGAAACTGTCGGATTTATTCTATCCGTGATCCTCAACGTAATCCTTTTAACCTTGATTAAAGGAATGCCAAATAAAGTTTTCGGAAATTACAAGTACttgatgttttcattttcagccctaGGGGTTGTGTATTCTTGCATTGATTTTATTGTGAAGCCC aactctcATATAACCGAGCGatcttttgtgattttcagtgttttgaGAGTAACAAAACTGTCAAAGCCTGTGGCCGAGGTTGGCCTGT CTCTAATGTGTGCATCCTTTGGAATTTTATTGGCTTTACTCACCATTCACTTTTACTATCGATATATCTGTGTTGCGTGTCCCAAAAAGTTATTGAGGTTTTCACTAAGAAACTGTTTTCTTTGGATTCTCCTTgtcttatcaaatttttctatcTGGTTTTATTGCTGCTATATTTGGAATGGTTCAAatgatataaaaaatgaaatagttaTCCCCGAATTTCGAGAAGTCTATTGTCTTGAGCCAAATGATTATGCGTACACCGGAGCTCAATATTTCTATGGAGACCTGTCAACTGGTACATTGCACATGTATACTCCATCGTTTGCCGCCGAAGGGACAACTGGCTCAATAATAGTACTATGTCTGATTCTATTAACATATTTTGGATATCAAACCTACAATCACCTCTACAAACTCGTACAACTTACTAGCCATACAACTATGGAACATCAAAATCAGCTTTTCCAAACTTTGGTCCTTCAAACTATAATACCAGCTATCTTTATGTACTTCCCAGCTTCATGCATGGTtttatttccactttttcaactcaaaatcgGAGCAATTGCCAATTTGGTTATGACGTCTGTGTCTATATATCCATGTTTTGAACCACTAGTTGCAATGTACTGTATCAAACGTTTTCGAAAACGGATAATTG GAGCTGTCTGTTGTGGTAATCCAGTAAAGAAACAAGTACGGGTGCAGCCAATGACGTGtttataa
- the srz-13 gene encoding Serpentine Receptor, class Z (Partially confirmed by transcript evidence), with product MYKNFSQLISESENVTVYLEEAHNSEFALLGGICAIVFCVIFPFYIVVYRTNRQRERSTPIFPIIKHIHSTVVRTYFLLFGCFVIIIISFALSSMLLILVFLIAILSAAYLVMVSKVNHLLMGILAIQRFGICFHPRSENYLKITHETLNWIVAIGYAYFVLEKVVSFWMYFCEFEDVKVFYMFSYISMHLFLLISALAYIPLILNIWKTSKHLKSAQLHKLQNHIMCQFLLIIASKFIYIPIFLFNGDWFAVNEALDGYISIFLIQASYLVCNHRNLKTFFDSIDSRNVCKLFCCPFSKGSRVGVVAQPVMRIYSTNVQ from the exons ATGTACAAAAACTTTTCGCAACTTATCTCCGAATCAGAGAATGTTACAGTATATTTAGAAGAGGCGCACAACAGCGAATTTGCTTTACTCGGGGGCATATGCgcaattgttttttgtgttataTTCCCTTTTTACATTGTCGTCTATCGCACTAATAGACAGAGGGAAAGGTCTACGCCCATATTTCCAATTATTAAACACATTCATTCAACTGTTGTGAGAACttattttctactttttggttgttttgtGATCATAATAATATCTTTCGCTTTGAGCTCTATGCTTCTCATCCTGGTATTTTTAATTGCTATATTATCGGCAGCATACCTAGTTATGGTTAGCAAAGTGAATCACCTTTTGATGGGAATTCTTGCTATTCAAAGATTTGGCATATGTTTCCACCCAAGATctgaaaactatttgaaaattacacaCGAAACTTTAAATTGGATTGTAGCTATAGGATACGCATATTTTGTTCTTGAAAAAGTAGTATCATTTTGGATGTATTTTTGCGAATTTGAAGAtgtgaaagttttttatatg ttttcctacatttcaatgcatttgtttttgttaatttctgCACTAGCATACATTCCATTAATATTGAACATTTGGAAAACATCAAAGCATTTAAAATCCGCTCAACTGCACAAACTCCAAAACCACATAATGTGCCAGTTTCTGTTGAtaattgcttcaaaattcataTATATTCCGATATTCCTTTTCAATGGAGAT TGGTTTGCCGTCAACGAAGCGTTGGACGGTtacatttctatttttctgattcaaGCTTCATATTTGGTTTGCAACCACAGgaatttgaaaacgttttttgactCGATAGACTCCCGAAATGtgtgcaaacttttttgttgtccTTTCTCCAAAGGTTCCCGAGTTGGTGTTGTTGCACAGCCGGTTATGCGAATTTATTCAACAAATGTTCAGTGA
- the srz-14 gene encoding Serpentine Receptor, class Z (Partially confirmed by transcript evidence) → MEKNLSLLFSESENATVFTEVVPNGKIAVLVGTCSIVFCFIFPFYIVVFRSNRQRDRSTPIFPIIKHFYSTVVRTYILHFGFYVIVIICFALNSSTLFILVFLFLILWAAHLTMSNKVNQLLMGILAIQRFCICFHPRSENYLKITHGTLNWIVFIGYAYFLLEKVIFFLMCLRDFEAAKVFYMFSYISMHLFLLISALTYILLILNIWKKSKHLTSAKLNKPQNYIMCQFLLIIASKFINIPIFFFNRDWFAFNEGLDGYISIFLIQVSYLVCNHRNLQLFLDSLKSRNVFKLFCCPFSKSSQVGVVAQPVMRIYSTNVQ, encoded by the exons ATGGAGAAAAACTTGTCGCTACTTTTCTCCGAATCGGAGAATGCTACAGTATTCACAGAAGTGGTGCCCAACGGAAAAATTGCTGTTCTCGTGGGTACATgctcaattgttttttgttttatcttCCCTTTTTATATCGTCGTCTTTCGCTCTAATAGACAAAGGGATAGGTCTACGCCCATATTTCCAATTATTAAACACTTTTATTCAACTGTTGTGAGAACTTATATTCTACATTTTGGATTTTATGTGATTGTAATAATATGTTTCGCTTTGAACTCTAGTACGCTTTTCATCCTGGTTTTTTTATTCCTTATATTATGGGCAGCACACTTAACTATGAGTAACAAAGTGAATCAACTATTGATGGGAATTCTTGCTATTCAAAGATTTTGCATATGTTTCCACCCAAGATctgaaaactatttgaaaattacacaCGGAACTTTGAATTGGATTGTATTTATAGGATACGCATATTTTTTGCTCGAgaaagtcattttttttttgatgtgtTTGCGCGATTTTGAAGCTGCGAAAGTTTTTTATATG ttttcctacatttcaatgcatttgtttttgttgatttctgCACTAACATACATTCTTTTAATAttgaatatttggaaaaaatcaaagcaTTTAACATCCGCTAAACTGAACAAACCCCAAAACTATATAATGTGCCAGTTTCTGTTGATAATTGCTTCAAAGTTCataaatattccaattttcttttttaatcgAGAT tggTTTGCTTTCAACGAAGGGCTGGACGGTtacatttctatttttctgattcaaGTTTCATATTTGGTTTGCAACCACAGAAATTTGCAATTGTTTTTAGACTCGTTAAAATCCCGAAATgtgttcaaacttttttgttgtccATTTTCCAAAAGCTCCCAAGTTGGTGTTGTTGCACAGCCGGTTATGCGAATTTATTCAACAAATGTTCAGTGA
- the srh-277 gene encoding Serpentine Receptor, class H (Partially confirmed by transcript evidence): MVDFSFLNEPYYFSMCLYVVGALSFPLHLFAAYCILFQSPATMKHVKWVMFNLHFWNSYLDLTISTFSQPFIIPPVFGGFFLGFFSKIGVNISLQVYIMVTLLMMVAVATTAIFENRFYIMFADHTWWSWGRVFFYLINYSLALLYFVPTVIQIPDQTVARLAIFELYPQVRHFDTPEHEIFVVAYDMEVREYIGYRQLISLGVIIIQGLAFLIILHCNISMSTRNMTISKTTLKMQRMFLNAVYMQIAIPAIIMIVPQIILNVLGYLYMNSPEMNSLAYMFMSIHGASASVIMLYFHAPYQEFCAKLFCRRFHSKPKIEVNFLNSSGTEGITPL, from the exons ATGGTCGACTTCTCATTTCTCAACGAGCCCTACTATTTCTCAATGTGCCTCTACGTTGTCGGAGCCCTCTCTTTCCCGCTTCATCTTTTTGCGGCCTACTGTATTTTATTCCAATCCCCGGCAACTATGAAACATGTGAAATGGGTCATGTTTAATTTGCATTTCTGGAATTCGTATCTCGATTTGACTATCAGTACATTCAGTCAGCCGTTCATTATTCCACCGGTTTTCGGTGGATTCTTTCTGGGATTTTTCAGCAAGATTGGGGTAAATATAAGCTTGCAAGTTTATATAATGGTTACATTACTGATGA TGGTCGCCGTCGCCACAACTGCAATTTTCGAGAACCGTTTCTACATAATGTTTGCCGATCATACATGGTGGAGTTGGGGACGTGTGTTCTTCTACCTCATCAATTATTCTCTGGCGCTTTTGTACTTTGTGCCTACCGTAATCCAAATTCCAGATCAAACCGTTGCGAGATTAGCGATATTCGAG ttgtACCCCCAGGTCCGTCACTTTGACACCCCGGAGCATGAGATTTTTGTGGTGGCCTATGATATGGAAGTCCGAGAGTACATCGGGTATCGGCAGCTAATAAGCTTAGGTGTTATAATTATACAAGGTCTtgcatttttgataattctgCATTGCAATATTTCAATGTCCACCAGAAATATGACAATATCAAAAACCACTTTAAAGATGCAAAGGATGTTTTTGAATGCAGTATACATGCAG ATCGCGATCCCTGCAATCATCATGATAGTTCCTCAAATTATACTGAACGTTCTCGGCTACCTGTACATGAACAGCCCAGAAATGAACAGTCTTGCATACATGTTCATGTCGATTCATGGAGCATCTGCATCGGTTATCATGCTCTACTTCCATGCTCCATACCAGGAATTCTGCGCAAAACTGTTCTGCAGGAGATTCCACAGCAAGCCTAAAATTGAAGTCAACTTTCTCAATTCGTCTGGAACAGAAGGAATTACGCCGTTGtga
- the srh-277 gene encoding Serpentine Receptor, class H (Partially confirmed by transcript evidence) produces MFADHTWWSWGRVFFYLINYSLALLYFVPTVIQIPDQTVARLAIFELYPQVRHFDTPEHEIFVVAYDMEVREYIGYRQLISLGVIIIQGLAFLIILHCNISMSTRNMTISKTTLKMQRMFLNAVYMQIAIPAIIMIVPQIILNVLGYLYMNSPEMNSLAYMFMSIHGASASVIMLYFHAPYQEFCAKLFCRRFHSKPKIEVNFLNSSGTEGITPL; encoded by the exons ATGTTTGCCGATCATACATGGTGGAGTTGGGGACGTGTGTTCTTCTACCTCATCAATTATTCTCTGGCGCTTTTGTACTTTGTGCCTACCGTAATCCAAATTCCAGATCAAACCGTTGCGAGATTAGCGATATTCGAG ttgtACCCCCAGGTCCGTCACTTTGACACCCCGGAGCATGAGATTTTTGTGGTGGCCTATGATATGGAAGTCCGAGAGTACATCGGGTATCGGCAGCTAATAAGCTTAGGTGTTATAATTATACAAGGTCTtgcatttttgataattctgCATTGCAATATTTCAATGTCCACCAGAAATATGACAATATCAAAAACCACTTTAAAGATGCAAAGGATGTTTTTGAATGCAGTATACATGCAG ATCGCGATCCCTGCAATCATCATGATAGTTCCTCAAATTATACTGAACGTTCTCGGCTACCTGTACATGAACAGCCCAGAAATGAACAGTCTTGCATACATGTTCATGTCGATTCATGGAGCATCTGCATCGGTTATCATGCTCTACTTCCATGCTCCATACCAGGAATTCTGCGCAAAACTGTTCTGCAGGAGATTCCACAGCAAGCCTAAAATTGAAGTCAACTTTCTCAATTCGTCTGGAACAGAAGGAATTACGCCGTTGtga
- the srh-281 gene encoding Serpentine Receptor, class H (Confirmed by transcript evidence), which translates to MEGESFFASPQFFSLTLYTIGLFSFPINLFGAYCIVFQTPESMKSVKWSMFNMHFWSSFEDITVSLLVQPYLLKSTWAGIPYGILKEFHVPLTLQAYILSTSLCMLAVSIITIFENRYFLLFAEHTWWRFARRPFLAINYTLAILYYVPTVLSAPDQTSARAVTFKEFPEFRKLDTPENPIYVLVLDNPWVSARQIAMEVTYLTEALSLVFLLKYNMKNATKGVKMSENTSRLQKAFLKALYTQTSLPFMVILVPSVVSIFSGILEISTQSVNNLVYITLSCHGLASTTVMLLIQKPYREFCLGIVGKSKRRQKITAISTISRRSVVTAF; encoded by the exons atggaAGGTGAATCATTTTTCGCGAGCCCTCAATTCTTCTCCCTAACCTTGTATACAATCGGACTCTTCTCTTTTCCTATTAATTTATTCGGTGCTTATTGCATTGTATTCCAAACTCCTGAATCCATGAAATCCGTCAAATGGAGCATGTTCAATATGCATTTCTGGAGTTCCTTTGAAGATATAACAGTCAGTTTATTAGTTCAACCGTATCTATTAAAATCCACTTGGGCGGGAATTCCATATGGAATTTTGAAGGAGTTTCATGTCCCATTAACTCTTCAAGCCTATATTCTTTCCACCTCGCTTtgca TGCTTGCTGTCTCAATCATCACCATCTTCGAAAACCGTTACTTCCTTCTATTCGCCGAACACACTTGGTGGCGGTTTGCTCGTCGACCATTCCTTGCCATTAACTACACCCTCGCCATTCTCTACTACGTCCCAACCGTGCTCAGCGCGCCAGATCAAACCAGTGCCCGAGCTGTAACTTTCAAAGAATTCCCCGAATTTCGGAAGCTAGACACCCCGGAAAACCCGATATATGTTCTGGTTTTGGATAACCCATGGGTTTCGGCAAGACAGATTGCAATGGAAGTGACATACTTAACAGAGGCGTTGAGTTTAGTTTTTCTGCTGAAGTATAACATGAAAAACGCGACGAAAGGGGTGAAAATGTCAGAGAACACTTCAAGATTGCaaaaagcttttttgaaaGCCCTGTATACTCAG accTCCCTCCCGTTCATGGTGATCCTGGTTCCATCTgttgtatcaattttttctggaattctaGAAATCTCAACGCAAAGTGTGAATAATCTTGTGTATATTACACTTTCCTGCCATGGATTGGCGTCTACCACCGTTATGctattaattcaaaaaccatATCGAGAATTTTGTTTAGGAATAGTCGGAAAGTCAAAACGGCGACAGAAAATCACTGCCATATCGACAATAAGTCGAAGATCTGTTGTGActgctttttaa